From one Comamonas piscis genomic stretch:
- a CDS encoding MFS transporter produces the protein MNDSRSMRWWGVLTLFVVVAISYVDRINISVLITDRDFLSHIGLTVDDRTRQGLLATAFMVGYGVSSLVLTPFCAALFGVRRSLIGGLLLWGVVTFLSPAMSSYGLLLASRILLGVSEGPLFSLAGSYIKAHFESRENGKPNSLVNMGTGVGLAVGYPLVGYLVVGHDWETSFHVLGLINVLLGIPLVWAFVRMPKVETGLPKPQSLGQAVGQVGSIVRGAMQTRYLWLITVLTAAFLSYLWGSSNWLPAYLQESRGFSMREMGWLASLPQYAAVAAVFVGGMLIDRIARRQVPLIFVFGSIGVALAVWLALHMEDRYAAAYCLIAANFCWGLMSPAIPSTVQYFARPEHIASAYGVVNGAGSLVAGFMPAIMGAVIGALSASNGVSAGFFAGFAALIGTQLVVMTCGIILWVRERRNTPQA, from the coding sequence ATGAATGACTCCCGTTCCATGCGCTGGTGGGGTGTGCTCACCCTGTTTGTGGTTGTTGCCATCTCTTATGTGGACCGGATCAATATCTCGGTCCTGATCACGGACCGTGATTTCCTGTCGCACATCGGCCTGACGGTGGATGACCGCACGCGCCAGGGCCTGCTGGCCACCGCCTTCATGGTGGGCTATGGCGTGTCATCGTTGGTGCTGACGCCGTTTTGCGCGGCGCTGTTTGGCGTGCGGCGCAGCCTGATTGGCGGCTTGCTGCTCTGGGGCGTGGTCACCTTTCTGTCGCCGGCGATGAGCAGCTATGGCCTGCTGCTGGCATCGCGCATTTTGCTGGGCGTCTCCGAGGGTCCGTTGTTCTCGCTGGCGGGCAGCTACATCAAGGCGCATTTCGAGAGCCGCGAAAACGGCAAGCCCAATTCGCTGGTCAACATGGGCACCGGGGTCGGGCTGGCCGTGGGCTACCCGCTGGTCGGCTATCTGGTGGTGGGGCATGACTGGGAAACCTCCTTCCATGTGCTGGGCCTTATCAATGTGCTGCTCGGGATTCCGCTGGTCTGGGCCTTTGTGCGCATGCCCAAGGTCGAGACCGGCCTGCCCAAGCCCCAGTCGCTGGGCCAGGCCGTCGGCCAGGTGGGCAGCATCGTGCGGGGCGCCATGCAGACGCGCTACCTCTGGCTCATCACCGTGCTGACGGCCGCTTTTCTGTCCTACCTCTGGGGCAGCAGCAACTGGCTGCCGGCCTACCTGCAGGAGTCGCGTGGCTTTTCGATGCGCGAGATGGGCTGGCTGGCCTCGCTGCCGCAGTATGCGGCCGTGGCTGCGGTGTTTGTGGGGGGCATGCTGATCGACCGCATCGCGCGCAGGCAGGTGCCGCTGATCTTTGTGTTCGGCAGCATCGGCGTGGCGCTGGCCGTGTGGCTGGCCCTCCATATGGAAGACCGCTATGCCGCCGCCTACTGCCTGATCGCCGCCAATTTTTGCTGGGGGCTGATGAGCCCGGCCATCCCGAGCACCGTGCAGTACTTTGCGCGGCCCGAGCATATTGCCAGCGCCTACGGGGTGGTGAATGGGGCCGGCAGCCTCGTGGCGGGCTTTATGCCGGCCATCATGGGGGCAGTGATCGGTGCGCTCTCGGCCAGCAACGGCGTGAGCGCTGGCTTTTTTGCCGGGTTTGCGGCGCTGATAGGCACGCAGCTGGTGGTCATGACCTGCGGCATCATTCTCTGGGTGCGCGAGCGCCGCAATACGCCGCAGGCATAA
- the corA gene encoding magnesium/cobalt transporter CorA, producing MLNIFTLANGRLVQEEIESLQELARFQPIWVDLESPTLEEKRWIKQHYGLSIPEDAMDQDIEESARFYEEDNGDLHIRSDFLIDDEDDPRSVRVAFIMNLHNASLKSYGVLFSIHDEDVPVFRLLRLRARRAPGLIEDSKDVLLKLFDADAEYSADTLEGIYDDLEKVSTQVLAGNVTDTHASEVLSAIARQEDLNGRIRRNVMDTRRAVSFVMRSKMLNSDQFEDARQILRDIESLDNHTAFLFDKINFLMDATVGFININQNKIIKIFSVASVALLPPTLIASVYGMNFKYMPEIDWQYGYAYGIALMVGSALIPMMYFRKRGWLK from the coding sequence ATGCTCAACATCTTTACGCTTGCCAATGGCCGTTTGGTGCAGGAAGAGATCGAATCCCTGCAAGAGCTCGCCCGTTTCCAGCCGATCTGGGTCGACCTCGAATCCCCCACCCTCGAAGAAAAACGCTGGATCAAGCAGCACTATGGGCTGTCCATCCCGGAAGACGCGATGGACCAGGACATCGAGGAATCGGCCCGCTTCTACGAAGAAGACAACGGCGATCTGCACATCCGCAGCGACTTCCTGATCGATGACGAAGACGACCCGCGCAGCGTGCGCGTGGCCTTCATCATGAACCTGCACAATGCCTCGCTCAAAAGCTATGGCGTGCTGTTTTCCATCCACGATGAAGATGTGCCGGTGTTCCGCCTGCTGCGCCTGCGTGCGCGCCGCGCCCCGGGTCTGATCGAGGACAGCAAGGACGTGCTGCTCAAGCTGTTTGACGCCGATGCCGAATACTCGGCCGACACCTTGGAAGGCATCTACGACGACCTGGAAAAAGTCAGCACCCAGGTGCTGGCCGGCAATGTGACCGACACCCATGCGAGCGAAGTGCTCTCGGCCATCGCCCGCCAGGAAGACTTGAACGGCCGTATTCGCCGCAATGTGATGGACACCCGCCGCGCCGTGAGCTTTGTCATGCGCAGCAAGATGCTCAACTCTGACCAGTTCGAAGACGCACGCCAGATCCTGCGCGACATCGAATCGCTGGACAACCACACCGCCTTCCTGTTCGACAAGATCAACTTCTTGATGGATGCCACCGTTGGTTTCATCAACATCAACCAGAACAAGATCATCAAGATCTTCTCGGTGGCCAGCGTCGCACTGCTGCCCCCCACCTTGATCGCCAGTGTCTACGGCATGAACTTCAAGTACATGCCCGAGATCGACTGGCAGTATGGCTATGCCTACGGCATTGCGCTGATGGTGGGCAGCGCGCTGATACCAATGATGTATTTCCGCAAGCGCGGCTGGCTGAAGTAG
- a CDS encoding uracil-DNA glycosylase family protein codes for MSLNLDARQRAMLQEMGHPLWWPESPAPAAPAVPEATTAPAAVAAPQLRAEPVPDAAVPTAPTAPTAAPAMPAAAIPDTAAPVAAVEPAPTPAPAPTAAAVRTTSPQALPADFPRVRFALRAPVLLDLQGKQQPPVPPTQPAWLVVAELPEGAPLQGEAGQLLLQMLRAMRLTDAPVYWVPLARIPANQEGDDGLPSYSIDALVQECQPAMALLLGLPAVRHLIPGDQPFSSLRQAIHPLGGSQLPAVVSYDPSHLLRTPQAKAATWADLCFALAQAGR; via the coding sequence ATGAGCCTGAATCTGGACGCCCGCCAACGCGCCATGCTGCAAGAGATGGGCCACCCGCTGTGGTGGCCCGAATCGCCCGCGCCTGCCGCCCCGGCTGTGCCAGAAGCAACAACGGCCCCCGCAGCGGTGGCCGCACCACAGCTGCGCGCGGAGCCTGTGCCTGATGCAGCTGTGCCCACCGCACCGACTGCGCCGACCGCTGCACCGGCGATGCCCGCAGCGGCCATTCCAGACACTGCCGCGCCAGTTGCTGCTGTCGAGCCAGCGCCCACGCCCGCACCCGCCCCCACAGCTGCCGCCGTACGCACGACCTCTCCGCAGGCCCTGCCTGCCGATTTCCCCCGCGTGCGCTTTGCGCTGCGCGCCCCCGTCTTGCTCGATCTGCAAGGCAAGCAACAGCCGCCCGTACCGCCCACCCAACCGGCATGGCTGGTGGTGGCCGAGCTGCCCGAAGGCGCGCCACTGCAAGGCGAGGCCGGCCAGTTGCTGCTGCAGATGCTGCGTGCGATGCGCTTGACTGACGCCCCCGTCTACTGGGTGCCCCTCGCCCGCATCCCCGCCAACCAGGAAGGCGATGATGGCCTGCCCAGCTACAGCATCGATGCGCTGGTGCAGGAATGCCAGCCGGCCATGGCCTTGCTGCTGGGCCTGCCGGCCGTGCGCCACCTGATACCGGGCGACCAGCCCTTCTCCAGCCTGCGCCAGGCCATCCACCCGCTGGGCGGCAGCCAGCTGCCCGCCGTGGTCAGCTACGACCCCAGCCACCTGCTGCGCACCCCCCAGGCCAAGGCAGCCACCTGGGCGGACCTGTGCTTTGCGCTGGCCCAGGCCGGGCGCTGA
- the rimI gene encoding ribosomal protein S18-alanine N-acetyltransferase encodes MNLPPTPQLRWSNLRIDDLDRLLEVEDQCYSHPWTRGNFIDSMAMGYAMQLLWVDQELIGYFVAMQGVDELHLLNITVNPRHQRQGWAKVLLEQLRSWATTVQAQAIWLEVRISNLRAQQIYLQFGFESVGLRKRYYPLSHVEREDAMVMRYLLPTTP; translated from the coding sequence ATGAACTTGCCACCTACCCCCCAGCTGCGCTGGTCCAACCTGCGCATCGATGACCTGGACCGCTTGCTGGAGGTCGAGGACCAGTGCTATAGCCACCCCTGGACGCGCGGTAACTTTATCGACTCGATGGCGATGGGCTATGCGATGCAGCTGCTCTGGGTGGACCAGGAGCTGATCGGCTACTTTGTCGCCATGCAAGGGGTCGATGAGCTGCATCTGCTCAATATCACCGTCAACCCGCGCCACCAGCGCCAGGGCTGGGCCAAGGTGCTGCTGGAACAGTTGCGCAGCTGGGCCACCACGGTGCAGGCACAGGCCATCTGGCTGGAAGTGCGCATCAGCAATCTGCGCGCCCAGCAGATCTACCTGCAGTTTGGATTTGAATCGGTAGGGCTGCGAAAGCGCTACTATCCCCTATCCCATGTCGAACGCGAGGACGCCATGGTCATGCGTTATTTGCTGCCTACCACCCCATGA
- the tsaB gene encoding tRNA (adenosine(37)-N6)-threonylcarbamoyltransferase complex dimerization subunit type 1 TsaB, producing MNLLALESSTDTLFIATARDDQRWLHSGAGGQQTSSQLLPAVLALMADAGLSFDALDAIVFGRGPGSFTGLRTACAIAQGLAFVAKGGQGVPVLPVDTLMTVAEEARLQHGCTQVLACVDARMDEVYNAVYQYVDGHWQTLGELQVCPPQAVQVPAGFVVAGNAHAIYGERLAPAATHLHAMPTAQALLSLAPYLLAQGQAVAAQDALPLYIRDKVAKTTAEREAEKLAQAALVPSAPSAPNPTP from the coding sequence ATGAACCTGCTTGCCCTCGAATCCAGTACCGACACCCTCTTTATTGCCACCGCGCGGGACGACCAGCGCTGGCTGCACAGCGGTGCCGGCGGCCAGCAGACCTCCAGCCAGTTGCTGCCTGCGGTGCTTGCCTTGATGGCCGATGCCGGCCTCAGTTTTGATGCGCTGGACGCGATTGTGTTTGGCCGGGGCCCCGGCTCATTCACCGGCCTGCGCACCGCCTGCGCCATTGCCCAGGGCCTGGCCTTTGTGGCCAAGGGTGGCCAGGGCGTGCCGGTGCTGCCGGTTGATACCTTGATGACCGTGGCCGAAGAGGCTCGCCTGCAGCATGGCTGCACCCAGGTGCTGGCCTGCGTCGATGCCCGCATGGACGAGGTCTACAACGCCGTCTACCAGTATGTGGACGGCCACTGGCAGACCTTGGGCGAACTGCAGGTCTGCCCGCCGCAAGCGGTGCAAGTGCCCGCAGGCTTTGTAGTGGCCGGCAATGCCCATGCCATTTATGGCGAGCGCCTGGCACCCGCTGCCACGCACCTGCATGCCATGCCCACCGCCCAGGCCTTGCTGAGCCTGGCGCCCTATCTGCTGGCCCAGGGCCAGGCGGTGGCCGCGCAAGATGCGCTGCCGCTCTACATCCGCGACAAGGTGGCCAAGACCACGGCCGAGCGCGAAGCAGAAAAGCTGGCCCAGGCGGCGCTGGTGCCTAGCGCGCCCAGCGCGCCCAACCCCACGCCATGA
- the dacB gene encoding D-alanyl-D-alanine carboxypeptidase/D-alanyl-D-alanine-endopeptidase codes for MAQPVATAPQAPAASVAPLAAPVASVSPASAWPASRLPAEVEAALQRGKVSPDAVSVVVMDVSGAQRPLLDVHSDVGRNPASVMKLVTTYAALEMLGTAYTWDTRISTDGQIAQGALNGNLYVQGSGDPKLVMERLWLLQRRLLGQGIQVIVGDVVLDSSAFALPPIDPARFDNEPYRPYNAVPDALLLNYKSLTMRFIPDAAAGVARIAYEPAIAHLRLPSSVPLLKTKGNACGDWRGALKAQMADPTQIQFLGGYPAACGENSWAVAPAAPDRFAPRVFEGMWRELGGKVTGQVRMGTTPDGVQPLMSFSSPTLGEVVRDINKYSNNVMTQQVFLTLGKQRAGVGTFEGGRQAVAQWWSERVPGMVAPTIDNGAGLSRDARITAGSLAKMLSVAWNSNVMPELMASMPIVGVDGTMKNSKSAHTGGAHLKTGTLRDASAIAGYVNGRDGRRWVVVAMANSDNAPQARPAWDALIDWVAAQ; via the coding sequence ATGGCCCAGCCGGTGGCCACCGCGCCCCAGGCGCCTGCCGCCAGCGTTGCACCGCTGGCAGCCCCGGTGGCCTCGGTGTCCCCGGCCAGCGCCTGGCCCGCCAGCCGCCTGCCCGCTGAGGTGGAAGCTGCCCTGCAGCGTGGCAAAGTTTCACCCGATGCGGTGTCCGTGGTCGTGATGGATGTCAGCGGCGCGCAGCGCCCCTTGCTCGATGTACACAGCGATGTGGGCCGCAACCCGGCATCGGTGATGAAGCTGGTGACCACCTATGCCGCGCTGGAAATGCTGGGCACCGCCTATACCTGGGACACGCGTATCTCCACCGACGGCCAGATCGCCCAGGGCGCCCTCAACGGCAACCTCTATGTACAGGGCTCGGGCGATCCCAAGCTGGTGATGGAGCGGCTGTGGCTGCTGCAGCGCCGCTTGCTGGGCCAGGGCATCCAGGTCATCGTTGGCGATGTGGTGCTGGACAGTTCGGCCTTTGCGCTGCCGCCCATCGACCCGGCCCGCTTTGACAATGAGCCCTACCGGCCCTACAACGCCGTGCCCGATGCGCTGCTGCTCAACTACAAGTCGCTGACCATGCGCTTTATCCCCGATGCGGCCGCCGGCGTGGCCCGTATCGCCTACGAGCCAGCCATTGCGCACCTGCGCCTGCCCAGCTCTGTGCCCCTGCTCAAAACCAAGGGCAATGCCTGCGGCGACTGGCGTGGCGCCTTGAAGGCGCAGATGGCAGACCCCACCCAGATCCAGTTTTTGGGTGGCTACCCGGCTGCCTGCGGCGAGAACAGCTGGGCGGTGGCGCCCGCCGCCCCCGACCGCTTTGCGCCCCGCGTGTTTGAAGGCATGTGGCGCGAGCTGGGTGGCAAAGTCACCGGCCAGGTGCGCATGGGCACCACGCCTGATGGCGTGCAGCCCTTGATGAGCTTCAGCTCCCCCACCCTGGGCGAGGTAGTGCGAGACATCAACAAGTACAGCAACAACGTGATGACCCAGCAGGTCTTTCTGACCCTGGGCAAGCAGCGCGCCGGTGTGGGCACCTTTGAAGGCGGGCGCCAGGCGGTCGCGCAGTGGTGGAGCGAGCGCGTGCCCGGCATGGTGGCGCCCACGATCGACAACGGGGCCGGCCTGTCGCGCGATGCCCGCATCACCGCCGGCTCGCTGGCCAAGATGCTGTCCGTCGCCTGGAACTCCAATGTCATGCCCGAGCTGATGGCCTCGATGCCCATCGTCGGCGTGGACGGCACCATGAAAAACAGCAAGAGCGCCCACACCGGTGGCGCCCACCTAAAAACCGGCACCCTGCGCGATGCCTCGGCCATTGCCGGCTATGTCAATGGCCGCGACGGGCGCCGCTGGGTGGTGGTGGCGATGGCCAACAGCGACAACGCTCCCCAGGCGCGCCCCGCCTGGGATGCACTGATTGACTGGGTGGCCGCGCAATAA
- a CDS encoding ankyrin repeat domain-containing protein, whose protein sequence is MSLPSKTSLFAAAKSWDAGLLAQWLAQAPQWAQAVDSKGRTALQVACGVSPQNSQSPDTNGLETVATLLAAGAPLEAEVAMGACNGDFRATALWFAVSRGENLPLVELLLSHGANASYSLWAAVWRDDEAMCRALLQAQPLLNLREHGETPVFYAARLGRLKTLELLLDAGADVSVADFKGRDAVDIAVARRLPQALIYRMQQLRQPRLA, encoded by the coding sequence ATGAGCCTGCCCTCGAAGACGTCATTGTTTGCAGCAGCCAAGAGCTGGGATGCAGGCTTGCTGGCCCAATGGCTGGCTCAGGCGCCGCAGTGGGCCCAGGCAGTAGACAGCAAGGGGCGCACCGCCCTGCAGGTGGCCTGCGGCGTATCCCCGCAAAACTCCCAATCACCCGACACGAACGGCCTGGAAACCGTAGCCACCTTGCTGGCTGCAGGCGCGCCGCTAGAGGCTGAAGTGGCAATGGGCGCCTGCAATGGCGACTTCCGCGCCACCGCGCTGTGGTTTGCCGTGTCCCGTGGCGAGAACCTGCCGCTGGTGGAACTGCTGCTTTCGCACGGCGCCAATGCCAGCTACTCGCTGTGGGCCGCAGTGTGGCGCGATGACGAAGCCATGTGCCGCGCGCTGCTGCAGGCCCAACCGCTGCTCAACCTGCGCGAGCACGGTGAAACCCCCGTCTTTTATGCCGCCCGCCTGGGTCGGCTCAAAACCCTGGAGCTGCTGCTCGACGCCGGCGCTGACGTCTCGGTAGCCGACTTCAAGGGCCGCGATGCCGTCGATATCGCCGTGGCGCGGCGCCTGCCGCAGGCGCTGATCTACCGCATGCAGCAGTTGCGGCAGCCTCGGCTGGCCTGA
- a CDS encoding MetQ/NlpA family ABC transporter substrate-binding protein, whose protein sequence is MFQSFKRVLISAAIAVAVLPAMAADKLKIAVVPGAYADSINAAAKDAKAQGIDVEVIEFTDWTTPNVAVNNGDIDINYFQHQPFLDNAVKKNGYALASAGTGILANVGLYSLKHKNVADVPNNGKVGIASDPVNQGRGLLLLQKVGLITLKPGVGYLGSINDIASNPKSLRFVEVEGPQLVRITGDVDIAQGYPHFIVAAKAFDPSSGLAYSGIEDQQFAIQFVVKKDRVNDPVVQKFIRIYQNSETVRTVSKKSFSNDDRLYTLAWLKK, encoded by the coding sequence ATGTTTCAGAGTTTCAAGCGTGTGCTGATCTCCGCTGCCATTGCTGTGGCCGTGCTGCCGGCTATGGCGGCAGACAAGCTCAAGATCGCTGTTGTGCCGGGTGCCTATGCCGATTCCATCAATGCGGCTGCCAAGGATGCGAAGGCCCAGGGCATTGATGTGGAGGTGATCGAGTTCACCGACTGGACCACGCCGAACGTCGCGGTCAACAACGGCGATATCGATATCAACTACTTCCAGCACCAGCCGTTTCTGGACAACGCGGTGAAGAAAAACGGCTATGCGCTGGCCAGTGCCGGCACCGGCATTCTGGCCAATGTGGGCCTCTATTCGCTCAAGCACAAGAACGTGGCCGATGTGCCCAACAACGGCAAGGTGGGTATTGCCAGTGACCCGGTCAACCAGGGTCGGGGGCTGTTGTTGCTGCAAAAGGTGGGGCTGATCACGCTCAAGCCGGGCGTGGGCTACCTGGGATCCATCAACGACATCGCCAGCAACCCCAAGTCGCTGCGCTTTGTCGAGGTCGAAGGGCCGCAGCTGGTGCGCATCACCGGCGATGTGGACATCGCCCAGGGCTACCCGCACTTCATCGTTGCGGCCAAGGCCTTTGATCCATCGAGTGGCCTGGCGTATTCGGGCATCGAGGACCAGCAGTTCGCGATCCAGTTTGTGGTGAAGAAGGACCGGGTCAACGACCCGGTGGTGCAGAAGTTCATCCGCATCTACCAAAACTCCGAGACCGTGCGCACGGTCAGCAAAAAGTCTTTCAGCAATGACGACCGGCTCTACACGCTGGCCTGGCTGAAGAAGTAA
- a CDS encoding MetQ/NlpA family ABC transporter substrate-binding protein, with amino-acid sequence MTSKINRRVVAAIAAAAMLGGWQLAQAADKIRIASTPGATSDAIKAVVADAKSQGLDVELVEFTDWTVPNEAVNNGDVDLNFFQHQAFLNNVIKERGYQLKFVGLGLLQNIGIYSERHQSLADVPAKAKVAIASDPVNQGRGLALLQKAGLIRLRTGDAPGATVADITDNPKQLRFYEVEGPQLIRSLPDVDLAVLWPSYFVSAGKKEQASKALAYSGIADRFYAMGFVAQTSRADDPKLRKFVQVFQNSAAVKQAISQQFNNDPKLYTLPW; translated from the coding sequence ATGACGAGCAAGATCAACAGACGCGTGGTGGCTGCGATTGCAGCGGCGGCCATGCTGGGAGGGTGGCAACTGGCACAGGCGGCGGACAAGATCCGCATCGCCTCCACACCGGGGGCGACGTCCGATGCCATCAAGGCCGTGGTAGCAGATGCCAAGAGCCAGGGGCTGGATGTGGAGCTGGTCGAGTTCACCGACTGGACGGTGCCCAACGAGGCGGTTAACAACGGCGATGTGGACCTGAACTTCTTCCAGCACCAGGCCTTTTTGAACAATGTCATCAAGGAGCGCGGCTACCAGCTCAAGTTCGTGGGTCTGGGCCTGCTGCAGAACATCGGCATCTATTCCGAGCGCCATCAGTCGCTGGCCGATGTGCCGGCCAAGGCCAAGGTGGCGATTGCGAGTGACCCGGTCAACCAGGGCCGGGGCCTGGCACTGCTGCAAAAGGCTGGCCTGATCCGCCTGCGCACCGGTGATGCACCTGGCGCCACGGTGGCTGACATTACCGACAACCCCAAGCAGCTGCGCTTCTACGAAGTCGAAGGCCCGCAGCTGATCCGCTCGCTGCCCGATGTGGACCTGGCTGTGCTGTGGCCGAGCTACTTTGTCAGCGCTGGCAAGAAGGAACAGGCCAGCAAGGCCCTGGCCTATTCGGGCATTGCGGATCGCTTCTATGCGATGGGTTTTGTCGCACAGACCAGCCGCGCCGACGACCCCAAGCTGCGCAAATTTGTGCAGGTGTTCCAGAACTCTGCGGCCGTCAAGCAGGCGATCAGCCAGCAGTTCAACAACGACCCCAAGCTCTACACCTTGCCCTGGTAA
- a CDS encoding methionine ABC transporter ATP-binding protein yields the protein MALSAVSNVLRRQFRAEAEPAAEGRSARLSVPASATAGSQGLAPAAPLGTVVFRDLGKVYRSSAGEVPALQNITLDIAAGSIFGIIGRSGAGKSSLLRTINRLEAPSSGQVLVDGVDIGTLDEAGLVQLRRRVGMIFQHFNLLSAKTVFENVALPLKVAGVPAAQIQQRVNELLDLVGLQDKHKTYPSRLSGGQKQRVGIARALATRPEILLCDEATSALDPETTQAILALLRDINRRLGITVILITHEMSVIREIADQVLVLEKGEIAELGDVWQVFGNPRHAATQALLAPLRHGVPDDLQQRLQPQAPSTGRYEQVLQLGYSGHDGLEPDFQRIAEALGAKVRLLHGGVDRIQGHAQGQLIIAIDGAAARNDWAPLTQGTASIAHEIRVLGYAV from the coding sequence ATGGCCCTTTCAGCCGTATCCAATGTATTGCGCAGGCAGTTCCGCGCCGAGGCCGAGCCCGCGGCAGAAGGCCGCAGTGCGCGGCTGAGCGTGCCCGCATCGGCCACCGCAGGCAGCCAGGGCCTGGCCCCGGCTGCGCCGCTGGGCACTGTGGTGTTCCGCGATCTGGGCAAGGTCTACCGCTCGTCGGCGGGCGAGGTGCCTGCGCTGCAGAACATCACGCTGGACATTGCCGCCGGCAGCATCTTCGGCATCATCGGCCGCAGTGGCGCGGGCAAGTCCAGCCTGCTGCGCACCATCAACCGGCTGGAAGCGCCCAGCAGCGGCCAGGTGCTGGTCGATGGTGTGGACATCGGCACCCTGGATGAAGCCGGTCTGGTGCAACTGCGCCGCCGCGTCGGCATGATCTTCCAGCACTTCAACCTGCTGTCGGCCAAGACGGTGTTTGAGAACGTGGCCCTGCCGCTCAAGGTGGCCGGTGTACCGGCTGCGCAGATCCAGCAGCGGGTGAATGAGCTGCTCGACCTGGTGGGACTGCAGGACAAGCACAAGACCTACCCCAGCCGCCTCTCCGGCGGGCAAAAGCAGCGCGTCGGCATTGCCCGTGCGCTGGCCACCCGGCCCGAGATTCTGCTTTGCGACGAGGCCACTTCGGCGCTGGACCCGGAAACCACGCAGGCCATCCTGGCCTTGCTGCGCGACATCAACCGCCGCCTGGGCATCACGGTGATCCTGATCACCCATGAGATGAGCGTGATCCGCGAGATTGCCGACCAGGTGCTGGTGCTGGAGAAGGGCGAGATTGCCGAGCTGGGTGACGTTTGGCAGGTGTTTGGCAACCCGCGCCACGCCGCTACCCAGGCCCTGCTGGCACCGCTGCGCCATGGCGTGCCCGATGACCTGCAGCAGCGTTTGCAGCCGCAAGCGCCCAGCACCGGCCGCTATGAGCAGGTGCTGCAGCTGGGCTACAGCGGGCATGACGGGCTGGAGCCAGATTTTCAGCGCATCGCCGAGGCACTGGGCGCCAAGGTGCGCCTGCTGCACGGCGGTGTGGACCGCATCCAGGGCCATGCCCAGGGCCAGCTCATCATCGCCATCGATGGTGCCGCCGCCCGCAACGACTGGGCCCCGCTGACGCAGGGCACCGCCTCCATCGCACATGAAATCAGGGTACTGGGCTATGCCGTTTGA
- a CDS encoding methionine ABC transporter permease encodes MPFELTISIDRYGKALLDTFTMVSASAGIALLAGIPLAILLIVTAPGGFLESPRTNRIVGSVVNGFRATPFIVLLVALIPFTRLVTGTTIGVWAAIVPLAISATPFFARIAEVSLREVDPGLIEAAQAIGCKKWDIVRHVYLPEALPGIIGGFTITLVALISSSAMAGAVGAGGLGDLAIRYGYQRFDTQVMLIVIAVLIALVTIVQTAGDRVGHWLRSR; translated from the coding sequence ATGCCGTTTGAGCTGACTATCTCCATCGACCGTTACGGCAAGGCGCTGCTGGACACCTTCACCATGGTGTCCGCCTCTGCCGGTATCGCGCTGCTGGCGGGCATTCCGCTGGCCATTTTGCTGATCGTGACCGCCCCCGGTGGCTTTCTGGAATCGCCGCGCACCAACCGCATCGTCGGCAGCGTCGTCAACGGCTTCCGGGCCACGCCCTTTATCGTGCTGCTGGTCGCGTTGATTCCGTTCACCCGGCTGGTGACCGGCACCACGATTGGCGTCTGGGCGGCGATTGTGCCGCTGGCCATCAGTGCCACGCCGTTCTTTGCCCGGATTGCCGAGGTGAGCCTGCGGGAGGTTGATCCCGGCCTGATTGAGGCGGCACAGGCGATTGGCTGCAAGAAGTGGGACATCGTGCGCCATGTCTACCTGCCCGAGGCCCTGCCCGGCATCATCGGCGGCTTCACCATCACCCTGGTGGCGCTGATCAGCTCGTCGGCCATGGCCGGCGCGGTGGGGGCCGGCGGCCTGGGCGACCTGGCGATCCGCTACGGCTACCAGCGCTTTGACACCCAGGTGATGCTGATCGTGATTGCGGTGCTGATTGCCTTGGTCACCATCGTGCAGACCGCCGGCGACCGCGTGGGGCACTGGCTGCGCAGCCGCTGA